attattgtttttcttaaaaaacaaacgatttagcgttccggtacgatcctcctaacaagttagcccgcttccatcttagactgcatcatcacttaccatcaggtgagattgtagtcaagggctaacttgtaaagaatacaaaaaaaacataacatttgTGAACTGGTAGATGTTATAGTTACACTCATACCTACCTTAGAAACATCAATTACTATAGTGCgacataaattattaaactatcgtgagtgttattcatattaattgattatgaaacacggctaaaactcacgtgatattacgtcggagtatgtccgactagtttcgaacccatacggggcccttagtcatgagctggttcttgcatcgcggcacgatccaaactgcgaagcggctgcgcgacgcgctgctgcacgcattgcgcgcgcggagaagggttgagtggtggggagtgaaggttccgttacactctccgacggttcattaatgtcatcttcattagactcgtcttcttgtaagtaaaccgaactaatgctatcttgttccaagtttgttgtatgtgacaatgaaagaaatagcggtttccacgctgtgggcagcaaccatccatgattaatgaaccgtcggagagaaCCCATacgggccccgtatgggttcgaaactagtcgggcatactccgacgtaatatcaagtgagttttagccgtgtttcataatcaattaatataaattattaaagttttttgtaATACCAACAGTCGATGAAACAAGcacatgataaaataaaacatatttcatGTGTTAGGTaatgttaaatagtttttaaactgttaaggaTTCATTCATTGGTCCTTACACCCTTCGAAACCAACGCTTTTGTACATTGAACGAAAGCACCACAGTAGGTACGGGCCATCTTGTTATTTTCACTttgacacaaaattactgaaccgatttttatgaaagttaaatgctaggacacgctaaaaacagaaaaattaaatctttttaacaaaaaaatttaaccgactttaatatcacacaaataaactaaaaagcgaaaaatcgtatgtgctaccttctgatcactttgaaggcggtgccaacacagtgatgtaTTAACagtaaagccgattaaatcataaacttttaggatttaaagaccgtggttcttttagaaacggccttaattaatacgccactggcttggcaccgccttcaaagtgatcagaaggtagcaatACGATATACGATTACGATAGtaaatacgatgttatttttcgctttttagcttatttgtgtgattttgaagtcggttcaattttatttgttaaaaagatttttacatTATAACGTTCATAATTATGCTAACCGTGaccctaggtatatgtattgtgtgcattttaagaaattaagtatcacgtgtctcaaatgatgaattaaaaacatcgtgaggaaatctgcataccagagaaatttcttaattctctacgagtgtgaagtctgccaatccgcattgggtaagcgtggtggactattggcctaacccttctcatccAGACTGCCAGATAACAGATCACGAAGAAAATACGCTTCCAAATACTAATTTAAACTGGTCGGAAGCTGAAGATATCATCACCACAGAACATCTAGAATGGAGCATCAACTCATTTGCTCCTTATAAAGCAGCAGGACCGGATGGTATCTTCCCGAAAATGCTGCAGGTAGCACTTAAGTACATACGAGACACATTAATAGCGTTATTTAGAGCAAGTCTGGCTAGCGGTTATCTGCCGTTAAACTGGCGCAAAGTTAAAGCGGTATTCATTCCGAAACCAGCAAAGACAACATACCAAGAGACGAAATCCCATCGATGCATAAGCCTGTCGTCTTTCTTATTAAAAGCACTGGAAAAAATCATCGATGGGTACATTAGATCAAAAGTTACCTTGAGCACCTGGCCACTACACAACAATCAACATGCCTACATGGCGGGCAAATCAACAGAAACGGCCTTACACAATCTAGTGGTTAGGATAGAAAGGTCTATCAACTACAAAGAATTTGCACTGGGATGTTTCTTCGATGTAGAAGGGGCATTCGATAGAGCAAACCGAAGAGCAATAGAGTTCGCACTAAACCGCGACGGGATAGACGATATAGTAAAAAGCTGGATCATGAACATGCTAACACATCGACTGATTTCAGCAGATTTAGGAGGAGAGACTCAAACTGTAAGATCTACTAGAGGATTTCCTCAAGGAGGCTGTCTATCGCCTTTGCTATGGTGCCTCCTATTAGATTCATTAATAGTTAAGATCAATGATATGAGAATTTATATGCAGGCCTACTCTGACGATGGCGTACTCCTAGTCACGGGCAGAGATCTGCATACCGTAAGGAACATAATGTGCAAAGGCATAAAAAATACACTGGCTTGGTGTCGAGAAAAAGGTCTTAACCTCAACCCCTTTAAGACCAAACTAGTGCTGTTTACTAGACGCAGAAAGGCACACCTGATACCTATTACAATTGAAGGTGTCAAGCtagaaattacaaaagaaatcaaatatctgGGGGTTATTTTAGACCATACCCTAAGATTTAGAACTCATATCCAAGTGCAGTGTGCCAAAGCCAAACTAACTCTAATGCAATGTAGAAGGGCTGTGGGCAGAACCTGGGGTATAAAgccaaaagtaataaaatggaTATATACAGCTATCATTCTTCCTAGAGTTCTGTATGGAGCTACTGTTTGGTGGCATAGAGCTGCAATAAAGTCAAACAGCAAAGAACTAACTAAGGTACAAAGGTTGGCGTCCTTGATGATCTCAGGTGCTATTAGGACAACACCCTCTGCAGCGCTGGAGGTCCTTTTGGGACTATATCCCTTGGACCTAAGAGCTAAAAAGAATGCATTAGAACAATGGTATAGAATGAAAGTGTCCAAACAGTGGAAAGGTAATTTCATGGACAAAGGACACACAGATATAGATAAAGTGTACGGAGATAAACTGTCAATGATAATCAACAACAATGACCTTATCAAGAGACAGCGCATCTTCGATAAGAAATATAGAGTACATATAGGATCAAAAGATACATGGCAGTTAGAAACCGCCCATGAATGCAGCATAGTGTGTTACACAGATGGATCAAGGCGGGAATCCACAAAGCTCAGTGGTGCTGGAGTTTTCTACAGCACCATTCCAAACAAGGACCAGGCAATCAGTCTAGGCAAATTTGCAAGCGTCTTCCAAGCAGAGACATACGCCATTATGGTTTGTGCCTTCGATTTGATGGACTTAGCAGATATAGAAACCAAAGAAATTGTTATATATAGTGATAGTCAAGCTGCACTAAAAGCGCTTAAAAGAAATGATACCACATCAGCCCTAGTAAGAGAATGTAAGAACATATTGAACTCTCTGGCTGAAAAGACTAAAGTGACCATTGCCTGGGTTCCTGGACATCAAGGGAACTACGGCAATGAAAAAGCAGACGAACTAGCTAGGATGGGAGCAGGTCTCGAGTTCCTAGGGCCGGAGCCCTGCCTACCCATCCCATACTCAATAATAAAGAGGGTTATTGAAGgaatcatagaaagagaatcgaataCACGATGGAATAGCTCGACTAAATGCAGACAGTCAAAAATGTTCCTGAAGTCATTCGACAAGAAGAAAACAACACAACTACTGTTACAAAGCAGACTCAACATAGCACTGGTAGCAGGCATGACAACTGGACATTGTCTGCTCAATAGACACTTGAAGATAATGAAAATCATAGAAGATTCATCATGTCCAGGTTGTGGTGAGGAGGAGACCAGCTATCACTTTATAGCTGAGTGTCCCATGTTCGCGCTGGTAAGATGGGAGTTACTAGGTAAGGATACATTAAATGAAGTAGACCTGACAAATCTCAGTATAGGGGATATTGTTAGGTTCACGAAGGCTACAGGAAGATTTGAGGGGGGAACACTGTCGAGACACCAGTGAACCTGTGTCCTTTTACCACGGGAATTGGGTGGAATGGTCCCTTATTAGGACTGATCACCCGTCTGGCCTCGTCAGACGTCCCCTCTATAAGTATATGTAACccttctcattgtgagaggagattcgagctcagcagtgagcagcaAAAATCTCGATAGCTTATATTGCATACCTAATATCAAGTCAACGTTTCAGGCAGGACATCGCCGGACCTACTAGTTAGAATTATATACAGATCGGAAAAATACACGCTACGTGAGTTTTTTGTCATCAAGAAACACTTGCGTCGATAAAAAGTATGTAACTACATCATTTAATTTCCTTTTCGTTTTTTAATGCaatgcaatttaaataaataccctgAAACAGTTCATAtagatcaaaataaattataaaattgaaataaaaaccttttttctTCAGCTTTTCATCACCACTTAGGGCTTAGACTGTCAGCAAATGTCCTGAAGCAATCAGGGCTCCAGAGCGAGGAACTTCATCGTATTACGCGCCGTCTCAACGTATAGCTGCCTTTTGAATCCACCCTTTGATCAAAGCAAGCGAGAGCttagtaaaaatattagtagCGACATCTATTAAGATTAAAAAGAAGCATTATAGTCTTATTAGAAATTAGACTAAGCACGTATTTCAATATAACAAAATTCTTAGTTATTTTCAGgaaatgtaatttagtttttgaaaattataattaaatcacAAAATAGAATGTCTACGAAAAGTTCAAGATTTTCAGAATTATACCCAggagtgataaaataaatatcctaaaaatatacctaattaattaataagatcTTATACAATCATGGGTAAAGGacaaaactaaatttaaacGAACCTTCCAGAAAAtagttatttaagtaaaatactacctattaaaaattaagtaattagttCATAATAAATTCTTCGGAAGGTAAAAGTATTCGCTAAGTTCAAATTATtgttaaactattatattactattagACAAGAAAATGAAaggtaaattaaattacttttctAATAGGAATATTAGAATAATATCCATTAGAAGTAGATTTCAAAACTTCTAACGCCATCTATTATAATAAgcctaaatattataataaattaaataattaaacgaatgaataaaattacaaaacaatatttttggtCATTTATGTAAGTAACTTACTATATTAATACTTTAATGGAATTGTATTTACAAGTGTGTAAATGAATATTGGTTATCCGCGTGAATAACGGGTCAAATACTGAAAAAGTTACAACCTACGTAACGTATACGCCAATTGTACGACATGATCAAAACGTCTGTGAAAAACCAATGAAAACGAAAAAGAAACTCCAAACGAAAATGGCCGTTGAATGCCAGGCGAAGTGAACGTTGCACtttcacaattaaaaaataaaaagtaaaataacacGTTAGAAATGAACCATCGGTTTATAGTTTCCATTGACGGCGTGAGGTGTCATGGCGCTACGGTCGCGTCTGTTTATGTTTAGTTCCGCTACCCGACGCTATTTTGTATAGCAGCACTACATTCTCTAGTCAAAGCCGTTACCTAAAATAATATCTAGATATCTGATATTacgcaaattattttatatatgttttaatttaataaaaaaaatgttatttaaagttttaagaaatagtctttcttttaatttaattaaaaatgcaaactttttacaatttttatttttatttttgaaacaaataaataacatggTTATTATTTCTTTGTGTAAGAGGTGTCCACGCAATTCAACAATGTTGGataaaaattagttattatgtttgtacctaattaaatataacatttttttaaagtatctaCTTGAAATGAACTTGATTTTAACTTATCTTTTCCTCGGACGATACAAAGTATCGAAAATTGTCGATCATGTGATCGGTCGACAGATCGAAAGGGGTCAAGCACAACAGGTGAGTTGCGGAGCACatcaactaaaaaataaaatatcgaaatgcgaaaaaataataaaaatcggcAAATATAGTAAATTGAAAAAAGAATAGCTCCGTCTCTGTCTGGCTCGAGTGAAGTCCGCTATTGCTTCTCGCTCGCGAGTGCGCGCACGTGGTTTTCGGCGGGCCCGGTCCGGGCGCGAGCGGGCGGCGGGGCGCGGGATGCTCGAGGATGCGAATGCCACATCCCGTCGCGGCCCGCGCCGTCCGGCTGCGTTGCCCGTAACCTCCGATTGACctcattttttttcttcaatgtaAATATTCGGCTCGTTTTGCCGCATAGTCTATAAGTGGTATTAAGTTCCTCCACcgcgtttaattttttattttgttatttttcattaaattaaagacTTTCAAAATTAACTTCGAGTGTTCAGGACTTTTTATTGAAGACAAAATTTTTATGTGATAGGAACTTAAATTTTGAACTGTGTTAATATTTAGAAACTTTGTAGATTAAGTTATCTAGTAAGATTTTAAGACGTCgttgttattttttgtggtgCTCGGTAATTTCTGAAATTGAAActacaaaaattaacaaagttCCGTGATTCCAAACTTAGAAGAAGATTTGAGAAGATTTGTATTTATCGCCATATACAGGTAATTTGTATGAAAGTGTTACACGTTTTagtgttttatttgatttagcATTTGGTTTTAGTTTCTGTAAtttgttaattagttttatttttgtttttataagattatttttttttaatagagagtaggtagatataataaattatatgtaaaatgtaaaccaTTTTTGGATTTGAAAGATTAATAGTAATGGTAACAGTAGTTAATCTAATGAAACGAAttcgtaaatgaaaaaattaggaactagaattttgtatttataaaattttgttcatcAAAGTTTTCGTTTAAAGATGCATTTGGACAATGctgtaaaataaaagtacttaataataataaaataaaaccgcCGTATTGCAAATTTAATTATGTAggatataaaaagtatttaaattcaACCTAAAATTTATGAATAAGTAAGTcgctaattatattttaaattctgcATATCTGTTAATTAAAtcacagtataaaataaatgaaaggtttttgccttatattttttctattatggTCTCTGTAATCGATGCTTCGTTAAAATCACTGCGAGTTTATTGACCCCACTATAGCTGGATCGCTGTCTGAAAAAGAATCATATTATCAATTCATCCCCAACTCAATCGTGCACGGTTTCGGCAGTGCACCATGTCTGTAGAAAATTACCACTTTATATTACGATCGGTGCATTTAATATCCCAAATATTGtccaaaaattattacaaagcattaaaaacagttattttggtACACAACGTTCCATGcccaaatatatattttattaatttgagtATCTTTGTTTTGACAAAACaccaaaatttttatattattcgaatctatgtattttaagaagagtatttaaatctataaatataaaaaataaagttattttataaatttggtGTTAAAACGTGGGACGgtagatatttttcttttcctATAAACATAACTACTAACACTATTAAATGAGTTACTCGTAAATAGACTTAGCATAAGTTCTTTATCATTGACGAATAATTGAAATCGCTAAATTTTTATCCAAACTAATTACCTATacgaaaattttcaaatttctgTTCTAATTGACATTGgttgaatgaaataaatattataaccaaaagtaaaaatatttttccccCTTGTCTctgttttatacttttaaaaatacatacattttaatagCAAATTTGAGattaaaaatgcaataaaaaagtGAAATTGACAATCACACAAGGTATACACAACACCATCCGATGACGCGTAATTtactttctttaatattttataaataatttttattacgtaaATGTAAAGTGTAAacatcaatataaaaataatactttaaatatGTGTCTGATTCAATCCGATTCACAGATAAAAtgcttacaatttttaaaaaaccaccagaatttaccaataaaaatactctCTCACCCGAGCCCATTATTATGCATAAAATGTGCTTTAAATACGTATCTCTCATTGATATTGTCGATGCCGATTACGGGGATTTTTTGCGAatgattgaattttatttacaattaaccCGGCCTCGGCATCGTCGAAAGTGAGAGTGACGATTAAAtgccatttaaaaataaaacagttcgCCGCCATAACATTGAAATGTGGATAATTTATGCTCGGATCTCTGTAACAATTAGTAAGTAAACAGTTCACCGTTGATAGGAATATATTAACAAATATACTATTagatgtataatatattatggacctctaaaaataaattatttttttgatgataaaaataacaaagGCTTAAATTCTCAGCGTTTGTTCGTATATATTGTAAAGAAAGTGCTAAGGCGTGAACAAAACGTCTTCGGAACGTAAGAAGCCGCCCAAAAGCAAGGCCGAGGAGGGTAGTGGGCGCGGGCCCGCCTAATTTGTCTTAGGCGGAAAAATCGCGCGGCGATTACAAGTGGCTCGTAACGAAGTCGGCCCCGCGGCGAGAGAGGTGCGGTGGTGagggggtggggtagggggagGCAAGCTCGGGGTGGTAGCGCGGCGGGCCGCGGACAATCTCAGTCGTCCGTCTGGAGTCGCGGCGGCCGGCCGGGCCGCGCGGCGCAATACACGTTCCTCGTGCTCTTgtgattataaattttaataatacaaaatttcaaaaaaatctaaattttaaaattctaaccGCGTCTTACCAAAGATATTTTTAGGCTAAAATTTCCCTACCCTCACTTTTTTAACCTAAACTGTTGGCAGTGAAAAAGTTTTgcgaaatttttaatatttatgtcgGTTACATTTGTAAAGAGATTAAACGTTTGGCCGTTATTGataatatctttatttcaaaatttatttttcttaactaACGAGCGACACCTTGAGTGAGCAAATAATTcatattaagtaaaaaataatattaagcgTTAAAGTAATGTTAAGGTTTAAGATACAAAGTCAATAATAACAGACTGCCACGATTACTTATAATTAGATTAACTACTGGCTACTGGAACTCTTGTGGTTAAATAAGGACAATAATAACTTCTGTGCTTCAATCAAGAAGATTCTTATTCGAAGGACCAAAAACGGTGATAAGAATTGttataatagtagtattaaaatagtaggtatgcactttgttttttttgtgattgttataaattacatttgtttcattttaaatcatttaataattaactGTATTGGAATTAACTAAAAGttcatcttttttatttttcctcctcatttaaacaaaatttgctTGATTTGTTTTTACTGTAGAAGTGTAAACCGTCGGATAcgttataattttctttatagttttgttattttttttttgttatacttgTATTtgcgttttaatttatataaatattcaaagCTTTGtagaaattgtattttatttttaaaagtatgtatgttcgttattaTTGTTTATGATTTACCCTAATAAATTATGTtcttttgtttgtgtttttattttttctcaatttttatttttaagtgtaGCAATTTTTTTTCGGTATTAGATATACTGCTTTCAATGTGTTGTAACATTCTgagtttttattacaatttaacttGAAGAATTTTCAGTTTAATTAAAGTatcttattattttgaaattataaaa
The Bicyclus anynana chromosome 21, ilBicAnyn1.1, whole genome shotgun sequence genome window above contains:
- the LOC128199286 gene encoding uncharacterized protein LOC128199286, whose protein sequence is MAGKSTETALHNLVVRIERSINYKEFALGCFFDVEGAFDRANRRAIEFALNRDGIDDIVKSWIMNMLTHRLISADLGGETQTVRSTRGFPQGGCLSPLLWCLLLDSLIVKINDMRIYMQAYSDDGVLLVTGRDLHTVRNIMCKGIKNTLAWCREKGLNLNPFKTKLVLFTRRRKAHLIPITIEGVKLEITKEIKYLGVILDHTLRFRTHIQVQCAKAKLTLMQCRRAVGRTWGIKPKVIKWIYTAIILPRVLYGATVWWHRAAIKSNSKELTKVQRLASLMISGAIRTTPSAALEVLLGLYPLDLRAKKNALEQWYRMKVSKQWKGNFMDKGHTDIDKVYGDKLSMIINNNDLIKRQRIFDKKYRVHIGSKDTWQLETAHECSIVCYTDGSRRESTKLSGAGVFYSTIPNKDQAISLGKFASVFQAETYAIMVCAFDLMDLADIETKEIVIYSDSQAALKALKRNDTTSALVRECKNILNSLAEKTKVTIAWVPGHQGNYGNEKADELARMGAGLEFLGPEPCLPIPYSIIKRVIEGIIERESNTRWNSSTKCRQSKMFLKSFDKKKTTQLLLQSRLNIALVAGMTTGHCLLNRHLKIMKIIEDSSCPGCGEEETSYHFIAECPMFALVRWELLGKDTLNEVDLTNLSIGDIVRFTKATGRFEGGTLSRHQ